Proteins encoded in a region of the Campylobacter geochelonis genome:
- a CDS encoding DUF4433 domain-containing protein: MKANLNQLNKINYLSHMTSLQNLENILKHGLQNHYTKYKVTDISNTEVNARREVKENIYGHKIHEYVPFYFNPRNAMLYRNRYEDDVIILGFSVMIVKANKVLFSNKNASKRDVKFTKNLSDLVDEEFINFKDVFSTSWCNNHIRNEELKAVMMAEALVYKSVDISNLRFIICKDKSTADKINAKFRLKGIKVIIDSSKFF; encoded by the coding sequence ATGAAAGCTAATCTTAACCAACTAAACAAGATAAACTACCTATCTCATATGACATCTTTACAAAATTTAGAAAACATTTTAAAGCATGGATTACAAAACCACTATACAAAATACAAAGTTACAGATATAAGTAACACCGAAGTAAATGCTAGACGAGAGGTCAAAGAGAACATTTACGGGCATAAAATTCACGAATACGTTCCATTCTACTTCAACCCGCGAAATGCCATGCTATATCGTAACAGATACGAAGATGATGTTATCATCCTTGGATTTAGCGTTATGATAGTTAAAGCAAACAAAGTCTTGTTCTCAAACAAAAATGCCTCTAAACGAGATGTTAAATTCACAAAAAATTTGTCTGATTTGGTCGATGAAGAGTTTATAAATTTCAAAGATGTATTTTCTACTAGCTGGTGTAACAACCATATACGAAATGAAGAGTTAAAGGCTGTGATGATGGCTGAAGCTTTGGTTTATAAAAGCGTTGATATATCAAATTTGCGTTTTATTATCTGTAAAGATAAAAGCACAGCGGATAAAATAAATGCTAAATTTAGGCTTAAAGGTATTAAGGTTATAATAGATTCAAGCAAGTTTTTTTAG
- a CDS encoding response regulator transcription factor: MLDINILSKLKNISVLLVEDDENTRLAITQSLEFYCKKLVSAKDGLEGFEKYFKDEFDIVVTDINLPNLTGLEMIDEIKKRAPHLCCIIITSYDTSENMLASIELGAYNYLRKPFKIEELQTTIIMATKNLCENKIKFKNIYEYDLSQKVLFKNGEEIFMPKTEAKLFFLLVSNINKVVSYEVIENFVWSDKSMSNEALRMTIKKIRLKTDQNLIENISGIGYRICLD; encoded by the coding sequence ATGCTAGACATAAACATACTTTCAAAACTTAAAAATATCTCTGTTTTGCTCGTCGAAGATGATGAGAATACTCGTTTGGCCATAACTCAGTCTTTGGAGTTTTACTGCAAAAAACTAGTTAGCGCAAAAGATGGATTAGAAGGCTTTGAAAAGTATTTTAAAGATGAGTTTGATATCGTTGTAACTGATATAAATTTACCAAATTTAACTGGTCTTGAGATGATAGATGAGATTAAAAAACGAGCGCCTCACTTGTGCTGTATAATCATAACTTCATATGATACAAGCGAAAATATGCTAGCTTCAATCGAACTTGGCGCGTATAATTATCTTAGAAAACCATTTAAAATCGAGGAGCTTCAAACAACAATTATAATGGCTACAAAAAATTTATGCGAAAACAAAATCAAATTTAAAAACATTTATGAGTATGACTTAAGCCAAAAAGTCCTCTTTAAAAATGGCGAAGAGATATTTATGCCAAAAACCGAAGCAAAACTCTTCTTTTTACTAGTTAGCAACATAAACAAAGTCGTAAGTTATGAAGTGATAGAAAATTTTGTCTGGAGCGATAAGAGCATGAGCAACGAAGCGCTTAGAATGACTATAAAAAAGATAAGGTTAAAAACAGATCAAAATTTGATAGAAAATATATCTGGCATAGGGTATAGAATTTGCTTAGATTGA
- a CDS encoding sensor histidine kinase: protein MVENFYNNRLFIVFSIIFLSLMAGNYALNRSFVKEILINEQLNILKSSSYRIEKWIENKRLSLQSINSLITHLDSKKDKEAIRDILLQSQAIANFSSVYSGYETGKSISSRNFNEPKNYDPRLRPWYKNTIAQTSTYITKPYADVGLQTSVISICQSIVENHLPKGVLCGILSFNDIKNEILDLRLENNGFLFLIDNELNILLHPNSALELSKAKFDIKNIDLNKTLNYETNDEIITIKPLQNSQLILVAKTLKKNIYHKINIQFLRNFTIYLISAILFIFLGYFYNQRVKREKEMFEKAKQEYEILLFSQTKMAELGQMVGAISHQWIQPLNALGILLGNLVQFKKLGRLNDEIFYDNIDRSLKNIDYMTNTMSIFKNFYKVEEKPQIFDIKEAIDDTIFILFSQHSKIKIRISCKKDIDLTCKNYINEFKQIITCLIQNSKQALNNAKDIKEPKIVISISKEDEFFNVRVIDNAKGIEDGFKDKIFKPFLSTKNSSGLGLYISKLIASKKCGGNLVLLKNKKPTIFLLKIAKQIKC, encoded by the coding sequence ATGGTAGAAAATTTTTATAACAATCGACTTTTTATTGTTTTTTCTATCATTTTCCTATCTCTTATGGCTGGTAATTACGCCTTAAATCGCTCGTTTGTTAAAGAAATTTTAATAAACGAGCAGCTAAATATCCTTAAAAGCTCTAGCTATAGAATAGAAAAGTGGATAGAGAACAAAAGGCTAAGTTTGCAATCAATCAATAGCCTAATAACACATCTTGATTCAAAAAAAGATAAAGAAGCTATAAGAGATATTTTACTCCAAAGTCAAGCAATAGCGAATTTCTCAAGCGTTTATAGCGGTTATGAAACAGGCAAAAGTATATCTAGCAGGAATTTTAACGAACCAAAAAATTATGATCCACGCTTGCGTCCTTGGTATAAAAACACCATAGCCCAAACAAGCACATATATCACAAAACCATACGCAGATGTTGGGTTGCAAACATCTGTTATATCGATATGCCAAAGCATAGTAGAAAACCACTTGCCAAAAGGCGTTTTGTGCGGTATTTTGTCATTTAATGATATAAAAAATGAAATTTTAGACTTAAGACTTGAAAATAACGGCTTTTTGTTTTTAATCGACAATGAGTTAAACATCTTGCTTCATCCAAACAGCGCACTAGAGTTATCAAAGGCTAAATTTGATATAAAAAATATCGACTTAAACAAAACGCTAAATTACGAAACAAATGATGAAATCATAACCATAAAACCACTTCAAAACTCGCAACTTATCTTAGTTGCCAAAACTTTAAAAAAGAACATATATCACAAGATAAATATACAATTTTTAAGAAATTTTACCATCTATCTTATAAGCGCGATTTTGTTTATCTTCCTTGGATATTTTTACAACCAAAGAGTAAAAAGAGAAAAAGAGATGTTTGAAAAGGCAAAACAAGAGTACGAAATTTTGCTATTTTCACAGACTAAAATGGCTGAATTGGGGCAGATGGTTGGGGCGATTTCTCATCAGTGGATACAGCCGTTAAACGCTCTTGGGATACTTTTGGGAAATTTAGTTCAGTTTAAAAAACTAGGTAGACTTAATGATGAGATTTTTTACGATAACATCGATAGATCTCTTAAAAATATAGACTATATGACAAATACAATGAGTATATTTAAAAATTTTTATAAAGTAGAAGAAAAACCACAAATTTTTGATATAAAAGAGGCTATCGATGATACGATTTTTATACTATTTTCGCAGCACTCAAAGATAAAGATAAGGATATCGTGCAAAAAAGATATAGATTTAACTTGCAAAAATTACATAAATGAATTTAAACAAATCATCACTTGCCTTATACAAAACTCAAAGCAAGCATTAAATAACGCCAAAGATATAAAAGAGCCAAAAATAGTGATATCTATAAGCAAAGAAGATGAATTTTTTAATGTTAGAGTTATCGATAACGCCAAAGGCATAGAAGATGGCTTTAAAGATAAAATTTTCAAACCATTTCTTAGCACCAAAAACAGCAGCGGGCTTGGGCTTTATATCTCAAAACTGATAGCTTCAAAAAAATGTGGAGGGAATTTAGTGCTGTTAAAAAACAAAAAACCTACAATTTTTTTACTAAAAATAGCAAAGCAGATAAAATGCTAG
- a CDS encoding cytochrome c3 family protein, protein MKKITIQICLLLVFAFVVFFGGSALVHHTQEDKFCSVCHEWMDPMVSAYHNDVHGGASKHGFKAKCVDCHLPHDGYVGYIFKKAANGASEVTYMLFNDAKDKAWQENRKNRDKFTYDSGCLSCHKTILDINSSNQNIDDMHALYAKFKDDSTQKMNCVTCHKNVGHKNLGKILYEIKHPPVGDW, encoded by the coding sequence ATGAAAAAGATAACTATACAAATTTGCCTTCTTTTGGTATTTGCTTTTGTGGTATTTTTTGGCGGAAGTGCTTTAGTACACCATACTCAAGAGGATAAATTTTGTTCAGTTTGCCATGAGTGGATGGATCCTATGGTGAGTGCTTATCATAACGATGTTCACGGTGGCGCTAGTAAACATGGCTTTAAAGCAAAATGTGTTGATTGCCACTTACCACACGATGGATATGTAGGCTATATATTTAAAAAAGCGGCAAATGGCGCAAGCGAAGTTACTTATATGCTATTTAATGACGCTAAAGATAAAGCGTGGCAAGAAAATAGAAAAAATAGGGATAAATTTACCTATGATAGCGGCTGTTTAAGCTGTCATAAAACTATTTTAGATATAAACTCATCTAACCAAAATATAGATGACATGCACGCTTTGTATGCTAAATTTAAAGATGACTCAACTCAAAAAATGAACTGCGTCACATGCCATAAAAATGTAGGGCATAAAAATTTAGGTAAAATACTCTATGAGATAAAACATCCACCAGTTGGGGATTGGTAG
- a CDS encoding WYL domain-containing transcriptional regulator: protein MNNQTKRVLALLEMFSKGEIVIIENLMNHPLWYGLSEKTIRRDLDIIKSNLSQSFECVRTTKGAYKAVTNSLLENFVDNKMLSLLVIAYNIAKKNSLFSSLDLSKDDKYILENKIKESSKCYEFINKAIENGKLNLDMLKSIEFAIKHAHKITLKYNANSEKIVVYTNPYKIIFINENFYLVTFADDIFSVFRLLNIEEIAVSKDTFHKNYEVLDFIKTMQTPFAKFSPNFKENLIDVKIVVFAQKARYFKAKKFFNSQVIEKENDDGSVIVSYKFTQTLEVKSFLLSWIEDIKILEPASLKDEMKEILLNSLANFK, encoded by the coding sequence ATGAATAATCAAACAAAAAGAGTTTTAGCGCTTTTAGAAATGTTTAGCAAAGGCGAAATCGTTATCATAGAAAATTTAATGAACCATCCGCTATGGTATGGCCTAAGCGAAAAAACAATTCGTAGAGATTTAGATATCATAAAAAGCAATTTATCTCAAAGTTTTGAGTGCGTTAGAACTACAAAAGGCGCGTATAAAGCGGTAACTAACAGCTTGCTTGAAAATTTTGTTGATAACAAGATGTTAAGTTTGCTTGTGATTGCTTATAATATAGCTAAGAAAAATTCGCTTTTTTCAAGTCTTGATTTAAGCAAAGATGATAAATATATACTAGAAAACAAGATAAAAGAATCAAGCAAATGCTACGAGTTTATCAACAAAGCCATAGAGAATGGAAAGCTAAATTTAGATATGTTAAAAAGCATAGAATTTGCTATAAAACACGCTCATAAAATCACGCTAAAATACAACGCAAATAGCGAGAAAATCGTAGTTTATACAAATCCATATAAAATTATATTTATAAATGAAAATTTCTATCTTGTTACTTTCGCTGATGATATTTTTAGTGTTTTTAGGCTTTTAAATATCGAAGAAATTGCCGTTAGCAAAGACACTTTTCATAAAAATTATGAAGTTTTAGACTTTATAAAAACTATGCAAACGCCTTTTGCTAAATTCAGCCCAAATTTCAAAGAGAATTTAATAGATGTGAAGATAGTGGTTTTTGCGCAAAAAGCAAGGTATTTTAAAGCAAAAAAGTTTTTTAACTCACAAGTTATCGAAAAAGAAAACGATGATGGCTCGGTTATCGTGAGTTATAAATTTACTCAAACACTTGAAGTTAAGAGCTTTTTGCTTAGTTGGATTGAGGATATAAAAATTTTAGAACCAGCAAGTTTAAAAGATGAAATGAAAGAAATTTTGCTTAATTCGTTAGCAAATTTTAAGTAA
- a CDS encoding TM1812 family CRISPR-associated protein, which yields MSKLGNEIKHHKFENIDDIQKSEGFSDNQLAFYMFEHIFNDKEDDFILDITQGFRHYPISIFSSILLSKNYNPQAIYYAKTTDENAQEFKFIDLLETIYSSNLIILINTFIKTGGVPEFGKTNGDMDKLYPFLKKLGNELSLNQYLTAINSAKHIEKIIDSLRDKFKFLDKNFNELTKDLKQISSLENKSEYIQLIEFAQFALDKNLLVQAMQFLIEAILAYLDQKLQEKYPNTLVGVKKLNITKNTRKTSQDIYKIRSAIKSDILYKKTINKQKYQAIFGTNLLNLLINLKDIDIKRNDISHPNFKNTGISASLVYKYISDFKKMVL from the coding sequence TTGAGCAAACTTGGAAATGAGATAAAACATCATAAATTTGAAAATATAGATGATATACAAAAAAGCGAAGGGTTTAGCGATAACCAACTTGCTTTTTATATGTTTGAGCATATTTTTAATGACAAAGAAGATGATTTTATACTAGATATTACACAGGGATTTAGGCATTATCCTATATCTATTTTTTCCTCTATTTTGCTTTCTAAAAATTATAATCCACAAGCGATTTATTATGCTAAAACTACAGATGAAAATGCTCAAGAGTTTAAATTTATTGATTTACTCGAGACAATTTATAGTTCAAATTTAATTATTTTAATTAATACTTTTATTAAAACCGGCGGGGTTCCGGAATTTGGTAAAACAAATGGAGATATGGATAAACTTTATCCATTTCTTAAAAAATTAGGCAATGAACTCTCATTAAATCAATATCTCACTGCTATAAATTCGGCAAAACATATAGAAAAAATTATAGATAGTTTAAGAGATAAATTTAAGTTTTTAGATAAAAATTTTAATGAACTTACTAAAGATTTAAAACAAATTTCAAGTTTGGAAAATAAAAGTGAGTATATTCAACTTATAGAATTTGCCCAATTTGCACTTGATAAAAATCTATTAGTTCAGGCTATGCAATTTCTAATAGAGGCAATTTTAGCCTATTTAGACCAAAAACTACAAGAGAAATATCCAAATACACTAGTTGGTGTAAAAAAGCTCAATATCACAAAAAATACAAGAAAAACTTCGCAAGATATTTATAAGATAAGAAGCGCTATAAAAAGCGATATATTGTATAAAAAAACAATAAATAAGCAAAAATATCAAGCTATTTTTGGTACAAATCTATTAAATTTATTAATAAACTTAAAGGATATAGACATTAAAAGAAATGATATCTCTCACCCAAATTTTAAAAATACCGGCATTAGCGCGAGTCTTGTTTACAAATATATTAGTGATTTTAAAAAGATGGTTTTATGA
- the cas6 gene encoding CRISPR system precrRNA processing endoribonuclease RAMP protein Cas6 has translation MIKYAFLSVVGIANIVPKEPFIGSMIRGCLGYALRKTVCIFPNLECKKCAKTHKCAYYKFYENENELSNFRIDVSLYQKTYDFKIWLFEDGVCFIPYLIVAFEYMQEIGLGHDRRKFTFDKILLNSKVIYENMVLLSKDFSSLTFKPKFQADNVKVILKTPLRIKQDGHIAQSLDLTSFLRSLVRRVYLLKGINKKVDFTPKFSDFKPNLEFYNLQRYSNRQKKKHEIAGLIGEFKIYDLDKTSVELLELASIIGAGKSTALGLGNIQIDII, from the coding sequence ATGATAAAATATGCCTTTTTAAGCGTGGTTGGTATCGCAAATATTGTTCCAAAAGAGCCGTTTATCGGTTCTATGATTAGAGGTTGTTTGGGATATGCGCTTAGAAAAACGGTTTGTATTTTTCCAAATTTAGAGTGTAAAAAGTGCGCTAAAACGCATAAATGTGCTTATTATAAATTTTACGAAAACGAAAATGAGCTTTCAAATTTTCGTATCGATGTGAGCCTTTATCAAAAAACTTACGATTTTAAAATTTGGCTTTTTGAAGATGGAGTTTGTTTTATCCCATATCTCATCGTCGCTTTTGAATATATGCAAGAAATCGGGCTTGGACACGATAGGCGAAAGTTTACATTTGATAAAATTTTGCTTAATTCAAAGGTGATTTATGAAAATATGGTTTTGCTAAGTAAGGATTTTAGCAGTCTAACTTTCAAACCTAAATTTCAAGCTGATAATGTAAAAGTCATATTAAAAACTCCACTTAGAATCAAACAAGATGGTCATATAGCGCAATCCCTTGACTTAACGAGCTTTTTACGCTCGCTAGTAAGAAGAGTTTATCTTTTAAAAGGCATTAACAAAAAGGTCGATTTTACTCCAAAATTTAGCGATTTTAAACCAAATTTAGAGTTTTATAATCTGCAAAGATACAGCAACAGGCAAAAGAAAAAGCACGAAATCGCTGGGCTGATTGGGGAGTTTAAAATTTATGATTTAGACAAAACAAGCGTAGAGCTACTCGAACTTGCTAGCATAATCGGAGCTGGAAAATCAACAGCGCTTGGACTTGGAAATATTCAAATAGATATTATATAA
- a CDS encoding macro domain-containing protein, whose amino-acid sequence MLKVKMGNIFNSKCQTIVNTINCVGVMGAGIAYEFRLRYPNMYEKYLNLCNFDNPNRIKTGNLWLYTPSNNEIQSFKQILNFPTKNHWKFPSKIEFIEAGLNKFSQTYKDKGITSIAFPLLGADKGGLDKEVVLNLMKKKLEKLDLDVEIWEFDRFANDDLYDDFKNKFQSIELKELKKIAKNLGFKGIKFASIQKALDDENIKSMSGMLRTNGLGDKTLEACFRLVMSGNVLTQKSLF is encoded by the coding sequence ATGCTTAAAGTTAAAATGGGAAATATATTTAATTCAAAATGCCAAACCATAGTAAATACAATCAACTGTGTAGGAGTTATGGGTGCTGGGATTGCGTATGAGTTTAGGCTTAGATATCCAAATATGTATGAAAAATATCTAAATTTGTGTAATTTCGATAACCCAAATAGGATAAAAACTGGTAATCTTTGGCTATATACGCCATCAAACAACGAAATTCAAAGCTTTAAACAGATACTAAATTTCCCTACAAAAAACCACTGGAAATTTCCATCAAAGATAGAATTTATAGAAGCTGGACTTAATAAATTTAGCCAAACATATAAAGACAAAGGCATTACAAGCATAGCATTTCCGCTTCTTGGCGCAGATAAAGGCGGTTTGGATAAAGAAGTGGTTTTGAATTTGATGAAAAAGAAGTTAGAAAAGCTGGATTTGGATGTTGAAATTTGGGAGTTTGATAGGTTTGCAAATGATGATTTATACGATGATTTTAAAAACAAATTTCAAAGTATCGAGCTAAAAGAGCTTAAAAAAATAGCTAAAAATTTAGGGTTTAAAGGTATAAAATTTGCATCTATCCAAAAAGCATTAGATGATGAAAATATCAAAAGTATGAGCGGTATGTTACGCACAAATGGGCTTGGCGATAAAACTCTTGAAGCTTGTTTTAGACTTGTGATGAGTGGCAATGTTTTGACTCAAAAAAGCTTGTTTTAA
- a CDS encoding cytochrome c3 family protein has product MLKIYTIFASLLLVLALNLNANNTNKYDKANYPFKAHESLQFDCKNCHKESNPQDYKRLNTNECLSCHKSYEKLAEQTGHLGYDDNVHASPHYPNMDCNTCHSTHKQSKNYCVMCHSQNGMKKLLVP; this is encoded by the coding sequence ATGTTAAAAATTTATACTATTTTTGCATCACTTTTACTTGTGCTGGCTCTAAATTTAAATGCAAATAATACAAACAAATACGACAAAGCAAACTACCCTTTTAAAGCGCATGAGAGCTTGCAATTTGATTGTAAAAATTGCCATAAAGAAAGCAATCCGCAAGATTATAAAAGATTAAATACAAATGAGTGTTTAAGTTGTCATAAAAGCTATGAAAAACTAGCAGAGCAAACAGGGCATTTAGGTTATGATGATAACGTGCATGCTAGTCCGCACTATCCAAATATGGACTGCAACACTTGTCATAGTACGCACAAACAGTCTAAAAACTACTGTGTAATGTGCCATTCGCAAAATGGCATGAAAAAACTTTTAGTACCTTAA
- the cas1 gene encoding CRISPR-associated endonuclease Cas1, with protein MFEKTLEQILSDKNIQIALNSLKKTALGIDNLSELNEHFIHKLKQSCLNQTYVPEPVLQKLIPKSDGENYRKLAISSLKDKLIQKVLANELAWYFDKHFSDKSYAYRPGKSYKNAIFRLRDFLRVKPYFVIKSDIKDCFESINHSKLVALLAKYIKDKRVLNLVEIWIKNGIFNRQTYIKHSKFGIHQGDVLSPLLANIYLNQMDKFLETNNEIFIRYADDFVILADDEKFVQAKINSLKTFLSTIDLSLKDTKTAIYSPTQSFEFLGVSFYGSNLSINEAKFDKIQEKIYALSKSNDFKTDFNSYIVHLQTISLNLIKTDQTQLKRFIYALKKCVSLYIKNKTTLKTRLEIFTFLDTLNFALNFKSKGEKDEFYNQIYALTREKQALKAKPQPNPQHVLNKKKKHYLEQFAQNSLLHISTPHCFLGVSNVNFVIRYKGKVILKVRIDQIHQIIIACDISLSTNAIKAATKRNISIDFLGFNNQIYASLFSHTSTITPAYKAQIDFLNSPNSLNLAKEFIKAKATNQINYLKYLDKHYKILASNIDKMHKNLKKALISATTTSELMGYEGAISSLYFDAIASTLEDKEFKRVGKGATDLVNSLLNYGYAILYSTVQSALIKAGLYLNISYFHVSAKFSLSFDFIEEFRVVAVDRVVFTLLHQKTKLSLKDGLLDVPTKKKLTQKVALALLSTHKYKNEELNLEQIIQAQAYLLRKQIFNEAKYKGFLVRFQG; from the coding sequence ATGTTTGAAAAAACTTTGGAGCAAATTTTAAGCGATAAAAACATCCAAATCGCTCTAAATTCGCTCAAAAAAACTGCTCTTGGCATTGATAATCTAAGCGAGTTAAACGAGCATTTTATACACAAGCTAAAACAAAGTTGCCTAAACCAAACTTATGTTCCAGAGCCGGTTTTGCAAAAACTTATCCCCAAAAGCGATGGCGAAAACTATCGCAAGCTAGCCATCTCATCGCTTAAAGACAAACTCATACAAAAAGTCCTTGCAAACGAGCTTGCGTGGTATTTTGATAAGCATTTTTCGGATAAATCCTACGCTTATAGACCGGGAAAATCTTATAAAAATGCTATTTTTCGTTTGCGAGATTTTCTAAGAGTAAAACCATATTTTGTCATTAAAAGCGATATAAAAGATTGCTTTGAAAGCATAAATCATAGCAAGTTAGTAGCGCTTTTGGCTAAATATATCAAAGATAAAAGAGTGCTAAATTTGGTAGAAATTTGGATAAAAAATGGTATTTTTAACCGCCAAACTTACATCAAACACTCTAAATTTGGTATCCATCAAGGCGATGTTTTAAGTCCGCTTTTAGCTAACATTTATCTTAACCAAATGGATAAATTCCTAGAAACAAATAATGAAATTTTCATAAGATATGCCGATGATTTCGTGATTTTAGCAGATGATGAAAAGTTCGTGCAAGCTAAGATAAATTCTTTAAAAACTTTTCTTTCTACTATAGATTTATCGCTTAAAGATACCAAAACAGCCATATATTCGCCAACTCAAAGTTTTGAGTTTTTAGGAGTTAGTTTTTATGGTTCAAATTTAAGCATAAATGAAGCTAAATTTGACAAAATTCAAGAAAAAATTTACGCTCTATCTAAAAGCAATGATTTTAAAACAGATTTTAACTCATACATAGTCCATCTTCAAACCATATCTTTAAATCTTATTAAAACCGACCAAACACAATTAAAACGCTTTATATATGCACTTAAAAAATGCGTTAGTTTGTATATAAAAAACAAAACCACGCTTAAAACTCGTCTTGAAATTTTTACTTTTTTAGATACATTAAATTTTGCTTTAAATTTCAAATCAAAGGGCGAAAAAGATGAATTTTATAACCAAATTTATGCCCTAACGCGTGAAAAACAGGCGTTAAAAGCAAAACCTCAGCCAAATCCACAACACGTGCTTAACAAAAAGAAAAAACACTATTTAGAACAATTTGCCCAAAACTCACTTTTGCACATCTCTACGCCACACTGTTTTCTTGGTGTTAGTAATGTAAACTTTGTCATTCGCTACAAAGGCAAAGTCATCTTAAAAGTTAGAATAGATCAAATTCATCAAATCATCATCGCTTGCGATATTTCTCTTAGTACAAACGCCATAAAAGCGGCTACTAAAAGAAATATCAGCATAGATTTCCTTGGCTTTAACAACCAAATTTATGCCAGTCTTTTTTCTCATACAAGCACCATTACTCCAGCTTACAAAGCTCAAATTGATTTTTTAAACTCACCAAATTCGCTAAATTTAGCCAAAGAATTCATTAAAGCCAAAGCTACAAACCAGATAAATTACCTAAAATATCTTGATAAACACTATAAAATTCTTGCTTCAAACATAGATAAAATGCACAAAAATCTCAAAAAAGCACTCATCAGCGCCACTACTACAAGCGAACTTATGGGCTATGAAGGAGCTATATCTTCGCTTTATTTTGACGCTATCGCCTCCACGCTAGAAGATAAAGAGTTTAAACGAGTAGGAAAAGGCGCGACTGATTTGGTAAATTCTCTTTTAAATTATGGCTATGCCATACTCTATAGCACGGTTCAATCAGCCCTTATAAAAGCTGGTTTGTATCTAAATATCAGTTATTTTCACGTAAGCGCTAAATTTAGCCTTAGTTTTGATTTTATTGAGGAGTTCAGAGTTGTCGCGGTTGATAGAGTGGTTTTTACGCTCTTGCATCAAAAAACAAAACTTAGTTTAAAAGATGGTTTGTTGGATGTGCCAACTAAGAAAAAACTCACTCAAAAGGTAGCTCTTGCTCTACTTAGCACGCATAAATACAAAAATGAAGAGCTAAATTTAGAACAAATCATACAAGCTCAAGCCTATCTTTTACGAAAGCAAATTTTTAACGAAGCCAAATACAAGGGCTTTTTAGTCCGTTTTCAAGGATAA
- the cas2 gene encoding CRISPR-associated endonuclease Cas2 has translation MHYIICYDIAQTRRRTRLATLLEAIGTRANKSVFEAKLTAKELEIFIAKAKAIIEPKTDSVLIYPLCFDCMIKSLSLGQKGVFEVKDSFV, from the coding sequence ATGCACTATATCATCTGTTATGACATCGCCCAAACCAGACGCCGAACCCGCCTTGCCACGCTTCTTGAAGCTATAGGAACAAGAGCCAACAAATCAGTCTTCGAAGCTAAGCTAACAGCAAAAGAGCTTGAGATTTTTATAGCCAAAGCAAAAGCTATCATCGAGCCTAAAACAGATAGCGTTTTGATATATCCTTTGTGTTTTGACTGTATGATAAAATCCTTAAGTCTTGGACAAAAAGGGGTTTTTGAAGTAAAAGATAGCTTTGTTTAA
- the csx20 gene encoding CRISPR-associated protein Csx20, with protein MKLLLLFSHSLTNEQIKDAKNSLKITEFISLPQDLQGRFSQVPAELESLDEFAKPFYEFIKASATKGDFVLVQGDFGLSYKLVEFCKRANLKPVYATTKRDVVIDEDGVKKSIFKHVKFREY; from the coding sequence ATGAAACTTCTTCTTTTATTTTCGCACTCTCTAACAAACGAGCAGATTAAAGATGCAAAAAACTCGCTTAAAATCACTGAATTTATATCTCTTCCGCAAGATTTACAAGGCCGATTTTCTCAAGTTCCAGCCGAACTTGAGAGTCTAGATGAGTTTGCTAAACCATTTTATGAGTTTATCAAAGCAAGTGCAACAAAGGGCGATTTTGTCTTGGTTCAGGGCGATTTTGGGCTTAGTTATAAGCTAGTTGAGTTTTGCAAAAGAGCAAATTTAAAACCAGTTTATGCCACTACAAAACGAGATGTTGTTATAGATGAAGATGGTGTAAAAAAGAGCATTTTTAAACATGTTAAATTTAGAGAATACTAG